From the genome of Uranotaenia lowii strain MFRU-FL chromosome 1, ASM2978415v1, whole genome shotgun sequence, one region includes:
- the LOC129748983 gene encoding kinesin-like protein Klp61F, whose amino-acid sequence MDASSGINTSNGKPLKCNQNVQVYLRVRPTNAREKLIRSQEVVEVVSTREVCLKPSFLDTRTSKKFTFDRAFDTNSKQNDVYNAVVAPYIEEVLAGYNCTVFAYGQTGTGKTYTMIGEEQPELSSGWDDDTKTGIIPRALNHLFDELRMTELEFSMRISYLELYNEELCDLLSTDDTVKIRIYDDVNKKGSVIVQGLEEIPVHSKDDVYKLLAKGQERRRTASTLMNAQSSRSHTIFSIIVHIKENGLDGDEMLKIGKLNLVDLAGSENISKAGNEKGIRARETVNINQSLLTLGRVITALVERTPHIPYRESKLTRLLQESLGGRTKTSIIATISPGHKDFEETLSTLEYAHRAKNIQNKPEANQKLSKKTVIKEYTEEIDRLKQELQATRDKNGIYLPQETYADLMYKAESTTKELNDKVVLMKVLKEDLAKKEAIFKEVSLCLVEKEELLRKTEDDLSNTKHELITTKKNLNKTKRRYAEKKVILDRHVRTEETLTNQAKELIEVVEAVEVDAKDLHDTIDRRKEVDLKNQSITEQFVQKLMTRVQTMQGNLTNLSQNCHQITDSVSGEWNAFVAKQQTLEQESRSVISNVEKVFKNAMDQTATLVSTFQQEHSHWTSEQQSAVQDMAKAIERTVDSLRKTISSDIETLKSTQVEQQNSQKELHETIMTMCRKVDQRNVLHFQNQKAALSGIRELVEQFMTSRSRIAQFVEVSKKANEKREKMLKNFYESMCNQIKADRDELDRLSVVCQDVETTTNAVQTAITETSTSIDENINHQQKDTKELEDQNKLYDECKKEHRTIVEQFLQNNLLKATESVCDVLKKSANRQIEVLDDTNKESLTRWDKFSCSLQEKSSNCSIDHQIQIASLQQTLDRDRVALSEFRSSSVAMNKQLHRNTNTYQNQTNANLTELSQDVDRFLREEFTPYQPTGQTPVRKTINYPKDLAMTSPHDRIVRRFWRERGMLDMDLSQTICEDNEDISVLCRSLNGDEMRNSTPLRNSDDYKRLKDLQISNINQLSKIGDEAECEENKENMIVINETTLE is encoded by the exons ATGGACGCAAGTAGCGGAATCAACACCAGTAACGGAAAACCGCTTAAATGTAACCAAAATGTTCAAGTGTACCTTCGAGTTAG ACCAACTAACGCACGGGAGAAACTGATAAGGTCACAGGAGGTGGTCGAAGTTGTATCGACTCGTGAAGTTTGCCTCAAGCCTAGCTTTCTCGATACACGAACTAGCAAAAAGTTTACCTTTGATCGAGCATTCGATACCAACTCGAAGCAGAACGATGTCTACAATGCAGTTGTGGCGCCGTACATCGAGGAAGTTTTGGCCGGATACAACTGTACGGTTTTTGCCTACGGACAAACTGGAACAGGAAAAACTTACACTATGATAGGGGAGGAACAGCCGGAACTAAGTTCGGGGTGGGATGACGACACGAAAACCGGGATCATTCCAAGGGCATTAAATCATCTGTTCGACGAACTGCGGATGACGGAACTCGAATTCTCTATGCGTATTTCCTATTTGGAATTGTACAACGAAGAACTTTGTGACCTGCTTTCAACGGACGATACAGTCAAGATTCGGATTTACGATGATGTCAATAAGAAAGGATCCGTGATTGTGCAAGGACTAGAAGAAATTCCGGTTCACAGTAAAGATGATGTGTATAAACTACTTGCCAAAGGCCAAGAGCGTCGTAGAACGGCATCAACTCTCATGAATGCACAATCGTCCCGGTCTCATACCATTTTTTCCATTATTGTTCACATAAAAGAGAACGGTTTAGACGGAGACGAAATGTTGAAGATTGGCAAACTTAATCTCGTCGATTTAGCTGGAAGTGAAAACATAAGTAAGGCCGGAAATGAAAAAGGAATACGTGCTCGCGAAACCGTTAACATTAATCAATCGTTGCTGACCCTCGGTCGTGTCATTACGGCGCTTGTTGAAAGAACTCCTCACATTCCTTACCGGGAGTCGAAATTGACCAGATTGCTTCAGGAATCCCTAGGAGGACGCACCAAAACATCTATTATTGCTACCATTTCCCCGGGTCATAAAGATTTCGAAGAAACGCTTAGTACGCTTGAGTATGCCCATCGTGCTAAGAACATTCAAAATAAACCTGAAGCGAATCAGAAGCTTTCTAAGAAAACCGTTATCAAAGAGTATACTGAAGAAATCGACCGCCTCAAACAGGAACTACAGGCCACGCGGGACAAGAATGGTATCTACCTTCCTCAGGAGACGTATGCCGATTTGATGTATAAAGCAGAATCGACAACCAAGGAGCTAAACGACAAAGTGGTTCTCATGAAGGTACTGAAAGAGGACCTGGCCAAGAAGGAAGCCATCTTCAAAGAGGTTAGTCTGTGTCTGGTCGAAAAAGAGGAACTGCTACGTAAAACTGAAGACGATTTATCTAATACCAAACACGAACTGATAACTACCAAGAAAAACTTGAACAAAACTAAACGCCGGTATGCGGAGAAAAAGGTGATTCTCGACAGACATGTCCGCACTGAGGAAACCCTGACAAATCAAGCCAAAGAGCTTATCGAAGTCGTGGAAGCCGTTGAGGTCGACGCTAAGGATTTGCAC gacACAATAGATCGAAGAAAAGAGGTAGACCTGAAAAACCAATCCATTACCGAGCAGTTTGTTCAGAAACTTATGACCCGGGTTCAGACAATGCAGGGTAACTTGACGAACTTGTCGCAAAACTGTCACCAGATTACCGATTCCGTTTCCGGCGAGTGGA ATGCCTTCGTTGCCAAACAGCAAACCCTGGAGCAAGAGTCCCGTTCCGTGATTTCCAACGTTGAGAAGGTATTCAAGAATGCGATGGACCAAACGGCAACGCTTGTGTCTACTTTCCAGCAGGAGCACTCCCATTGGACATCCGAACAGCAAAGCGCAGTTCAAGATATGGCAAAAGCAATCGAACGCACGGTTGATTCACTGCGAAAAACTATATCAAGCGATATCGAAACTCTTAAGAGCACGCAAGTTGAACAGCAAAATTCCCAGAAGGAACTGCACGAGACCATCATGACTATGTGTAGGAAAGTCGATCAGCGGaatgttttacattttcaaaatcaaaaggcCGCACTAAGCGGAATAAGGGAACTGGTGGAACAATTCATGACTAGCCGAAGTCGAATAGCCCAATTTGTTGAAGTATCGAAGAAAGCTAATGAAAAAcgcgaaaaaatgttgaagaatTTCTATGAATCGATGTGTAATCAAATAAAAGCGGATAGAGATGAGCTAGACAGGTTGAGCGTTGTTTGTCAGGATGTAGAAACCACCACAAATGCTGTGCAAACGGCGATTACAGAGACAAGTACAAGTATTGACGAAAACATCAATCACCAGCAAAAAGACACAAAAGAACTGGAagatcaaaacaaattgtacGATGAATGCAAAAAGGAACACCGAACTATTGTCGAACAGTTTCTTCAGAATAACCTCTTAAAGGCAACAGAATCCGTTTGTGACgttcttaaaaaatctgcaaatcgGCAGATCGAAGTATTGGATGATACTAATAAAGAATCACTAACTCGGTGGGATAAATTTAGCTGTTCATTGCAAGAGAAATCTTCGAATTGCTCGATcgatcatcaaattcaaatcgcAAGTCTTCAGCAAACACTGGACCGAGATCGCGTTGCACTGTCCGAGTTTCGTAGCTCATCCGTTGCGATGAATAAACAACTACACCGCAATACTAATACGTATCAAAATCAAACGAATGCCAATTTGACCGAACTTTCACAGGACGTCGATCGATTTCTTCGGGAAGAATTCACGCCATATCAACCGACTGGACAAACCCCGGTGCGCAAAACGATCAATTACCCCAAGGATCTTGCTATGACCTCACCCCACGATCGAATTGTTCGACGTTTCTGGCGTGAACGAGGGATGTTGGATATGGACCTATCGCAAACTATTTGTGAG GACAACGAAGACATAAGTGTTCTCTGTCGAAGCTTAAATGGTGACGAGATGAGAAATTCTACGCCTTTAAGAAATTCAGATGACTACAAACGGTTGAAGGATCTGCAGATTTCGAACATAAATCAACTGTCAAAG ATCGGCGATGAGGCGGAATGCGAAGAGAACAAAGAAAATATGATCGTCATCAACGAAACAACGCTAGAATAA
- the LOC129749000 gene encoding probable nuclear transport factor 2 isoform X2, whose protein sequence is MTLNPQYEEIGKGFVTQYYALFDDPNQRVNLVQLYNAELSFMTFEGQQIQGAAKILEKLQSLTFQKINRILTAVDSQPTFDGGVLINVLGRLQTDEDQPHDYTQTFVLKPMGTSFFVQHDIFRLALHDMA, encoded by the exons ATGACCCTCAATCCGCAGTACGAAGAGATTGGCAAGGGATTCGTCACTCAGTACTATGCCCTGTTCGATGATCCCAACCAAAGGGTGAACCTGGTCCAGTTGTACAAC GCGGAGTTATCCTTTATGACCTTTGAGGGTCAGCAAATTCAGGGAGCggccaaaattttagaaaaattacag AGTTTGACCTTCCAGAAGATAAACCGGATACTGACGGCGGTAGACTCACAGCCTACTTTCGACGGTGGAGTTCTTATAAACGTTCTGGGCCGATTGCAA ACTGATGAAGATCAACCTCACGATTATACGCAAACGTTTGTACTAAAGCCGATGGGAACCAGCTTTTTCGTCCAACACGACATCTTCAGACTAGCGTTGCACGATATGGCGTAG